In Deinococcus yavapaiensis KR-236, a genomic segment contains:
- a CDS encoding ABC transporter ATP-binding protein, whose translation MPLVTFVLEARSLSHAYGRTAVLHGVSLGVAPGEVVAVAGPSGSGKSTLLHLLGGLDTPTGGEILWGASRVDRLDVEARAGLRASRVGLVFQHHYLLPDLSVLDNVALPALVLGRDARERATELLVRVGLAAKADLLPNALSGGERQRAALARAMLARPAALLADEPTGSLDRVNAENVADMLLDLARTEGAAVLLVTHDERLASKADRTLHLLDGRLVTSGM comes from the coding sequence ATGCCGCTCGTGACCTTCGTCCTCGAAGCCCGCTCGCTTTCACACGCGTACGGACGTACCGCCGTTTTGCACGGCGTCAGCCTCGGCGTCGCGCCCGGCGAAGTCGTCGCCGTGGCCGGCCCGAGCGGAAGCGGCAAGAGTACGCTGCTGCACCTTCTGGGCGGGCTCGACACGCCCACGGGCGGCGAGATCTTGTGGGGCGCGTCTCGCGTCGACCGCCTCGACGTCGAAGCGCGAGCGGGCTTGCGCGCGTCTCGCGTCGGCCTCGTCTTTCAGCATCATTACCTGCTGCCTGACCTCAGCGTCCTCGACAACGTCGCCTTGCCCGCGCTCGTCCTCGGCCGCGACGCTCGCGAGCGGGCGACCGAATTGCTCGTTCGTGTCGGCCTCGCAGCGAAGGCCGACTTGCTGCCGAACGCACTGTCGGGCGGAGAGCGTCAGCGTGCCGCGCTCGCGCGCGCGATGCTCGCGCGACCCGCCGCGTTGCTCGCCGACGAGCCGACGGGCAGCTTGGACCGCGTGAACGCCGAGAACGTCGCCGACATGCTGCTCGACCTCGCGCGCACCGAGGGGGCGGCGGTCCTGCTCGTCACGCACGACGAACGCCTCGCCTCGAAGGCCGATCGAACGCTGCACCTTCTCGACGGGCGCCTCGTCACCTCCGGCATGTGA
- a CDS encoding Crp/Fnr family transcriptional regulator encodes MAVRDALLRSPLFQDAPTRILDFAVRAVVERTYEAHEAIVTQDTQGEALYFLQEGRARVLRESATGRERIVGFLYSGDVFGEGAALGGPGRGATVVAETTVRALVMYRSELSTLFERHPKMLWNLARLLARRVDALNEELIAMSLDSEASMAHLLLKVYRQRGAAGEGDAAFLPLTSPDLTACLGTSRETTARTLKKFTSRKLVKVEGGGLRLLDVDGIERTLYDND; translated from the coding sequence ATGGCCGTTCGCGACGCCTTGCTGCGCTCTCCCCTCTTTCAAGACGCGCCGACTCGCATTCTCGACTTCGCCGTTCGCGCGGTCGTGGAGAGAACGTATGAAGCGCACGAAGCCATCGTGACCCAAGACACGCAGGGTGAAGCTTTGTACTTCCTGCAAGAAGGACGCGCGCGCGTCCTTCGCGAGAGCGCGACGGGCCGAGAGCGCATCGTGGGCTTTTTGTACTCCGGCGACGTGTTCGGCGAAGGGGCGGCGCTCGGCGGTCCCGGTCGAGGCGCGACCGTGGTCGCCGAGACGACCGTGCGCGCGCTCGTGATGTACCGCAGCGAACTCTCGACCTTGTTCGAACGGCATCCGAAGATGCTGTGGAATCTCGCGCGGCTTCTCGCGCGGCGCGTGGACGCGTTGAACGAGGAGCTCATCGCGATGAGTCTGGACTCGGAGGCGAGCATGGCCCACCTTCTGCTGAAGGTGTACCGCCAACGCGGCGCGGCGGGCGAAGGCGACGCGGCGTTTTTGCCGCTCACGTCGCCCGATCTCACGGCCTGCCTCGGCACCTCGCGCGAGACGACGGCGCGCACGCTGAAGAAATTCACCTCGCGAAAACTCGTCAAAGTGGAAGGCGGCGGGCTGAGGTTGCTGGACGTGGACGGCATCGAGCGAACGCTGTACGACAACGACTGA
- a CDS encoding GNAT family N-acetyltransferase encodes MARLRIVEGDAIFLGRFVKEDVPDIARHFQNLELTAYLGSIGATYTVEEEQGWYDAESRQTAERRTFAVFEKALERLIGAVSLFDINHRHGTATLGVVIYDPEDWGRGFGSEAVRLAVAYGMFFLDLHNVMLQVFAYNERGVAAYRKVGFREIGRRTGAVVLGGQRFDQVYMEITRDSVDLTAMRALIRQLR; translated from the coding sequence ATGGCAAGACTTCGTATCGTCGAGGGCGACGCGATCTTCCTCGGGCGTTTTGTCAAGGAGGACGTGCCCGACATCGCGCGTCACTTCCAAAACCTCGAGCTCACCGCGTACCTGGGTTCGATCGGCGCGACGTACACCGTCGAGGAAGAGCAAGGCTGGTACGACGCCGAGAGCAGGCAAACGGCCGAGCGCAGGACCTTCGCGGTGTTCGAAAAGGCGCTCGAGCGTCTCATCGGAGCGGTCAGCTTGTTCGACATCAACCACCGCCACGGCACGGCCACCCTCGGCGTCGTGATCTACGATCCCGAGGATTGGGGGCGCGGATTCGGCAGTGAGGCCGTGCGACTCGCCGTCGCGTACGGCATGTTCTTCTTGGATCTGCACAACGTCATGCTGCAAGTCTTCGCGTACAACGAGCGGGGCGTGGCGGCGTACCGAAAAGTCGGGTTTCGCGAGATCGGGCGGCGTACGGGCGCGGTCGTCCTCGGCGGGCAGCGCTTCGACCAGGTGTACATGGAGATCACGCGGGACAGCGTCGACTTGACGGCGATGCGGGCCCTGATTCGGCAGTTGAGGTGA
- a CDS encoding RidA family protein, producing the protein MQRSNHASGGKWEGIVGYSRVVRVGPFVYVSGTTAADESGHVSGDAYEQTARTLDNLQRALASAGARIEDVVRTRMFVKNIDDWEAVARAHGAVFGAVRPAATMVEVSRFITPEMLVEIEADAVVTS; encoded by the coding sequence GTGCAGCGAAGCAATCACGCCAGCGGCGGCAAGTGGGAAGGCATCGTGGGGTACTCCAGGGTCGTGCGCGTCGGCCCGTTCGTGTACGTTTCGGGAACGACGGCGGCCGACGAGAGCGGGCACGTGAGCGGCGACGCGTACGAGCAGACGGCGCGCACGCTGGACAACTTGCAGCGAGCGTTGGCATCGGCGGGCGCGCGCATCGAGGACGTCGTGCGGACGCGGATGTTCGTGAAGAACATCGACGATTGGGAAGCGGTCGCGCGCGCCCACGGCGCCGTCTTCGGCGCGGTGCGGCCCGCCGCGACGATGGTGGAAGTGTCTCGCTTCATCACGCCCGAGATGCTGGTGGAGATCGAAGCGGACGCGGTCGTCACTTCGTAA
- a CDS encoding aspartate aminotransferase family protein: MTVAQNNWLDLELSLDSGIYNKHHVVMVRGEGAHVWDENGREYIDCVGGYGVANVGHGNADVVKAVQDQAAKLMIMPQTLPNDKRAEFLKELTDVLPSELSRVFLCNSGTEAMEAAKKFAITATGGRTRFVSMKRGFSGRTLGALALTWEPKYREPFGSAVDDAHVTFVTYGNVEELRAALTDDVAAVILEPVQGEGGVRPGDAAFIQAARELTREKGALLILDEIQTGFCRTGHFFAMEHFGVVPDGVTLAKAMAGGVPIGAFVMTTEVADRMPKGGHGTTFGGNPLAMAAGVAAIRFMRRERLWEQAAAKGDYFMEKLRAIKSSKIREVRGLGLMIGVELKEKSGPYITALEHDEAVLTLQATPLVVRFLPPLTISYEDIDKVVAAFERVLERVNPREVSAEQVKEEKQTE, translated from the coding sequence ATGACGGTAGCGCAGAACAACTGGTTGGACTTGGAGCTCAGCCTCGACAGCGGGATCTACAACAAGCACCACGTCGTCATGGTGCGCGGCGAGGGCGCGCACGTCTGGGACGAGAACGGGCGCGAGTACATCGATTGTGTCGGCGGCTATGGCGTCGCGAACGTCGGGCACGGCAATGCGGACGTCGTGAAGGCCGTGCAGGACCAAGCGGCGAAGCTCATGATCATGCCGCAGACTCTGCCGAACGACAAGCGCGCCGAGTTCCTCAAGGAGCTCACGGACGTGTTGCCGAGCGAGCTTTCGCGGGTGTTTTTGTGCAACTCGGGCACGGAAGCGATGGAGGCGGCGAAGAAGTTCGCGATCACGGCGACGGGCGGGCGCACGCGGTTCGTGTCGATGAAGCGCGGCTTCTCGGGACGCACGCTCGGCGCGCTCGCGCTGACGTGGGAACCGAAGTACCGCGAGCCTTTCGGAAGTGCCGTGGACGACGCGCACGTGACCTTCGTGACGTACGGCAACGTCGAAGAGTTGCGCGCGGCCCTCACGGACGACGTCGCGGCCGTCATCTTGGAGCCCGTGCAAGGTGAGGGCGGCGTACGCCCTGGAGACGCGGCGTTCATTCAAGCGGCGCGCGAGCTCACGCGTGAAAAGGGTGCGTTGCTGATCCTCGACGAGATCCAGACGGGCTTTTGCCGCACAGGTCATTTCTTCGCCATGGAGCACTTCGGCGTCGTGCCCGACGGCGTGACGCTCGCCAAGGCGATGGCGGGCGGCGTTCCGATCGGAGCGTTCGTGATGACGACCGAAGTCGCCGACCGCATGCCGAAGGGCGGGCACGGCACGACGTTCGGCGGCAATCCCCTCGCGATGGCGGCGGGCGTCGCCGCCATCCGCTTCATGCGCCGCGAGCGCCTTTGGGAGCAAGCGGCGGCGAAGGGCGACTACTTCATGGAGAAGTTGCGCGCCATCAAGAGCTCGAAGATTCGCGAAGTGCGCGGCCTCGGCCTCATGATCGGCGTGGAGCTCAAGGAAAAGAGCGGCCCGTACATCACGGCCCTGGAGCATGACGAGGCCGTGCTGACCCTGCAGGCGACGCCGCTCGTCGTGCGCTTCCTGCCGCCCCTCACGATCTCGTACGAGGACATCGACAAGGTCGTCGCGGCGTTCGAGCGCGTCTTGGAGCGCGTCAATCCGCGCGAAGTGTCCGCCGAGCAGGTGAAGGAAGAAAAGCAGACGGAGTGA
- a CDS encoding alpha-2-macroglobulin family protein, with amino-acid sequence MQSQVRKPLLLTILLAASLAPAQQEINLYGGVFRPSQDVRVGVNAPPRTNLRLERILNPDVVFLNTPNPSRPTLPANARVQLVREVRTGKNAYGEVNFGRLRSGLYRVRAGNVGTLLLVTDLGLVVKRSSADALTYTADRGTGATRAATIWQVSGGRATSKAANADGVARFSSAANDGEFFLARARDEWAVSSASWNQWAAPKIRGYVYTDRPVYRPGHSVEFKGVLRRSGSLAPLAKTTVRVSVRDPFDGEVYRGSLATNAYGSFSAKFDLPAGAKLGEYRFDVRPNGEDLPYGAVEGTFGVEAYQKPEYEVTVTPTAVTAVQGDKLSVKIAAKYLFGGAVSGAHVTYNVTRSPYYPYGLDEDSLPPSDDGYDYGSDLVVNEEARLDGNGEFNLTLPLERDENGRPVTYRVEAEVEDESRKSVSGFARVLAFPAAVNVYSRTDGYVYDVGDPVRLSLNTRDFRDRPTRSNVTVELVRQTYEKVGGRWTLRETTEAKTTTTTGANGDGGVTVRPKRGGGYLMRATVRDDRGRTSTSESFAWVLSPGENWGWNYRDMTVRLDKRSYAPGDTVTALIGNPNPGAPVLVTIEGDRVRRAVVLRSSGSTLTYRFEVTKDMAPNVFVSVTALGSGNLYTSEAKVRVPDASAALTVNVKARKDKYRPGDTGTLDVTVKNAAGQGVPAELALGVVDKAIYLVRRDASTPILQVFRSERDNTVGTNSSLSFYFESGRVAKAPRAPMNEAAFGQAKEDRTQEAAPEEPREDFRDTILWVPNLLTDANGKASVNVKFPDNLTTWVTTARAHTIGARFGQTTADTLVTKDIVARLSLPTFLVRGDTATLSGIVQSTVRQAAQGRANVDLANLTLREAGSVAGTIDVPANGRARIDFDVQAQNPGTATVTFSARTNLASDALKLSLPVKARGYATTITATGSAARPDATLTVPADANLATASLRVDVSPSLLSAVTPALEYLVGYPYGCTEQTMSRFLPALLAKEALGENALPADIRKALPDIVSLGVTRLLDFQHEDGGWGFWEFDASTLEMSAYVLRGLTKAKALGVNVDNAALDRAVTYVAKAVKTDKEPLAVRAAALRALAETGRADVPTTLGLARRKDLDSYALANLALALSAVGRTSAASDVLDRLVSARKSSAKDALVFWQTPRDRDDWLWYWHDNDIQVTAVALEALAKLRPDSALIASSSRWLLNARRGPRWLSTQDTTSVVTAALALPRAKTPSGAASVILNGRDLGRVDFSRGALELNAAKLGGALKKGANVLRVTAANTPGLTFSGSLDVSREPAELSGDATRGLRIARTFEKLVATWNAKEKRMNYARTPLLRGGKLDSVAVGDLVLVTVKVRPDRAARYVLVSDPLPAGLRPLDERSLVIQGLQNSDDLDAWNFWYAGRDFRDDRVDLYADYVEGWQTMQYVLRATTPGTFTALPTHAELMYDPDVRGDGPAATFTVKDRGR; translated from the coding sequence ATGCAATCTCAGGTTCGCAAACCGCTCCTGCTCACCATTCTGCTCGCCGCCTCGCTCGCGCCCGCCCAGCAGGAAATCAACTTGTACGGCGGCGTGTTCCGCCCGTCCCAGGACGTTCGCGTCGGCGTGAACGCCCCCCCGAGAACCAACCTGCGCTTGGAACGCATCCTCAATCCGGATGTCGTCTTCCTGAACACGCCGAACCCCAGCCGCCCGACGTTGCCGGCGAACGCGCGCGTGCAACTCGTCCGCGAGGTACGCACGGGAAAGAACGCCTACGGCGAGGTCAACTTCGGACGCTTGCGGTCGGGACTGTACCGCGTTCGCGCCGGAAACGTCGGAACCCTGCTGCTCGTGACGGACCTCGGGCTCGTCGTGAAGCGCTCGTCGGCGGACGCCCTCACGTACACGGCGGACCGAGGAACGGGCGCGACGAGGGCGGCGACGATTTGGCAAGTCTCCGGTGGTCGCGCGACGAGCAAGGCGGCGAACGCGGACGGCGTGGCGCGCTTTTCGAGCGCGGCGAACGACGGCGAGTTCTTCCTCGCCCGCGCGCGCGACGAGTGGGCGGTGTCGAGCGCGTCGTGGAATCAGTGGGCCGCACCCAAGATTCGCGGTTACGTGTACACGGACCGCCCCGTGTACCGACCCGGACACAGCGTGGAGTTCAAGGGGGTGCTGCGCCGCTCGGGAAGCCTCGCTCCCCTCGCGAAGACCACCGTGCGCGTCTCGGTACGCGATCCGTTCGACGGCGAAGTGTATCGAGGCAGCCTCGCCACGAACGCTTACGGCTCGTTCTCGGCGAAGTTCGACCTTCCGGCGGGCGCGAAGCTCGGCGAGTACCGCTTCGACGTTCGCCCGAACGGCGAGGACTTGCCGTACGGCGCCGTCGAGGGCACCTTCGGCGTGGAGGCGTACCAAAAGCCCGAGTACGAAGTGACCGTCACCCCGACTGCCGTCACCGCCGTGCAAGGCGACAAGTTGAGCGTCAAGATCGCCGCGAAGTACCTGTTCGGCGGCGCCGTGTCGGGCGCGCACGTCACGTACAACGTCACGCGCTCGCCGTACTATCCGTACGGACTCGACGAGGACAGCCTTCCACCGTCCGACGACGGTTACGACTACGGCTCGGACCTCGTCGTCAACGAGGAGGCGCGCCTCGACGGCAACGGCGAGTTTAATCTCACGCTTCCTCTGGAGCGTGACGAAAACGGACGTCCCGTGACGTACCGCGTCGAAGCGGAAGTGGAAGACGAGTCGCGCAAGAGTGTCAGCGGCTTCGCGCGCGTCCTCGCGTTTCCGGCCGCCGTCAACGTCTACTCGCGCACGGACGGATACGTGTACGACGTGGGCGACCCCGTACGACTTTCGCTGAACACGCGAGACTTTCGTGATCGCCCGACGCGCTCGAACGTCACGGTGGAACTCGTCCGGCAAACGTACGAGAAGGTGGGAGGTCGCTGGACGCTGCGTGAAACGACCGAGGCGAAGACGACCACGACCACGGGCGCGAACGGCGACGGCGGCGTCACCGTTCGTCCGAAGCGCGGAGGTGGCTATCTCATGCGCGCCACCGTTCGTGACGACCGAGGGCGTACGTCCACTTCCGAGAGCTTCGCCTGGGTGCTGTCGCCCGGCGAAAATTGGGGCTGGAACTACCGCGACATGACCGTGCGTCTCGACAAGCGCTCGTACGCGCCCGGCGACACGGTCACCGCCCTCATCGGCAATCCGAATCCCGGCGCGCCCGTCCTCGTCACGATCGAGGGAGATCGCGTGCGCCGCGCCGTCGTGCTGCGCTCGTCGGGTTCGACGTTGACGTACCGCTTTGAAGTGACCAAGGACATGGCCCCGAACGTGTTCGTGTCCGTCACGGCGCTCGGAAGCGGCAACCTCTACACGAGCGAGGCCAAGGTGCGCGTCCCGGACGCGAGCGCCGCCCTCACCGTGAATGTCAAGGCGCGCAAAGACAAGTACCGTCCCGGCGACACGGGCACCCTCGACGTCACCGTGAAGAACGCCGCCGGACAGGGCGTGCCCGCCGAACTCGCCCTCGGCGTCGTCGACAAGGCGATCTACCTCGTGCGGCGCGACGCGTCCACGCCGATCCTGCAAGTCTTTCGCTCGGAGCGTGACAACACCGTCGGCACGAACTCCAGCCTCAGCTTCTACTTCGAGTCCGGCCGAGTGGCGAAGGCTCCTCGCGCGCCCATGAACGAGGCGGCCTTCGGCCAAGCGAAAGAAGACCGCACGCAGGAAGCCGCGCCCGAAGAGCCGCGCGAAGACTTCCGCGACACCATCTTGTGGGTGCCGAATCTCCTCACGGACGCCAACGGCAAGGCGAGCGTCAACGTGAAGTTCCCCGACAACCTCACGACGTGGGTGACGACGGCCCGCGCCCACACGATCGGTGCCCGCTTCGGTCAGACGACCGCCGACACCCTCGTCACGAAGGACATCGTCGCGCGCCTCTCCCTGCCGACCTTCCTCGTACGAGGCGACACGGCGACCTTGTCGGGGATCGTGCAAAGCACCGTGAGGCAGGCGGCGCAAGGTCGCGCGAACGTCGACCTCGCCAACCTCACCCTTCGCGAGGCGGGAAGCGTCGCTGGCACGATCGACGTGCCCGCCAACGGCCGCGCCCGCATCGATTTCGACGTGCAGGCGCAAAATCCAGGTACGGCCACCGTCACCTTCTCCGCGCGCACGAACCTCGCCTCGGACGCCCTCAAGCTTTCCTTGCCCGTCAAGGCGCGCGGATACGCCACGACGATCACGGCGACCGGAAGCGCCGCGCGGCCCGACGCGACTCTCACGGTGCCCGCCGACGCGAACCTCGCCACGGCCTCGTTGCGCGTCGATGTCTCGCCGTCGTTGCTGAGCGCCGTCACGCCCGCCTTGGAGTATCTCGTCGGTTACCCTTACGGCTGCACCGAGCAGACGATGAGCCGCTTCCTGCCTGCCCTGCTCGCGAAGGAGGCGCTCGGCGAGAACGCCTTGCCCGCCGACATTCGCAAGGCGTTGCCGGACATCGTGTCGCTCGGCGTGACGAGACTGCTGGACTTCCAACACGAAGACGGCGGCTGGGGCTTCTGGGAATTCGACGCGTCCACCTTGGAGATGAGCGCGTACGTCCTGCGCGGCCTCACGAAAGCCAAGGCGCTCGGCGTGAACGTCGACAACGCCGCCCTCGACCGCGCCGTGACGTACGTCGCCAAGGCCGTCAAGACGGACAAGGAACCGCTCGCCGTGCGCGCCGCCGCGTTGCGGGCCCTCGCCGAGACGGGCCGCGCCGACGTTCCCACGACCCTCGGTCTCGCGCGCCGCAAGGACCTCGATTCGTACGCGCTGGCGAACCTCGCGCTGGCCCTGAGCGCCGTCGGACGAACGTCGGCAGCGTCGGACGTTCTCGACCGACTCGTGAGCGCACGCAAATCGAGCGCCAAGGACGCTCTGGTCTTTTGGCAGACGCCGCGCGACCGCGACGACTGGCTGTGGTACTGGCACGACAACGACATCCAAGTCACGGCCGTCGCCCTGGAGGCCCTCGCCAAACTTCGCCCCGACAGCGCCTTGATCGCCTCGTCGAGCCGCTGGCTGCTGAACGCGCGACGCGGGCCGCGCTGGCTCAGCACCCAAGACACGACGTCCGTCGTGACCGCCGCCCTGGCCTTGCCACGGGCGAAGACCCCGAGCGGTGCGGCGAGCGTCATCCTCAACGGACGTGACCTCGGCCGCGTCGACTTCTCGCGAGGCGCTTTGGAACTGAACGCCGCCAAACTCGGAGGCGCGCTCAAGAAGGGCGCGAACGTCTTGCGTGTCACGGCGGCCAACACGCCGGGCCTCACCTTCTCCGGCAGCCTCGACGTCTCGCGCGAACCGGCCGAGCTTTCGGGCGACGCCACGCGGGGCCTGCGAATCGCGCGCACCTTCGAAAAGCTCGTCGCGACTTGGAACGCCAAGGAGAAGCGCATGAACTACGCGCGCACGCCCTTGCTGCGAGGCGGAAAGCTCGACTCGGTCGCCGTCGGCGACCTCGTCCTCGTGACCGTCAAGGTACGCCCGGACCGAGCGGCCCGCTACGTCCTCGTGTCCGATCCGCTTCCCGCCGGTCTGCGGCCCCTCGACGAACGCTCGCTCGTCATCCAGGGTCTTCAGAACTCCGACGACCTCGACGCTTGGAACTTCTGGTACGCGGGCCGCGACTTCCGAGACGACCGCGTCGACCTCTACGCGGATTACGTCGAGGGTTGGCAGACGATGCAGTACGTTCTGCGCGCCACGACGCCCGGCACGTTCACCGCCCTCCCGACGCACGCCGAACTCATGTACGACCCCGACGTGCGAGGCGACGGTCCCGCCGCCACCTTCACGGTGAAGGACCGAGGACGATGA